The proteins below are encoded in one region of Prevotella melaninogenica ATCC 25845:
- a CDS encoding AMP-binding protein: MIERYLTQTHFTSEEDFRDNLHFVVPETFNFAYDVMDEWAKVAPDKLALLWTSERGEELRATYAEFKEQTDQAAAYFLSLGIRRGDKVMLILKRHYQWWISMMALCKIGAVAIPATHMLTASDIVYRNQRASVKAIICVNDEYVTTQVREAMSESPTVEVLVAVNSLAQKGCPVAEGFHDWFAEWEKAPAFVRPEEVNVNEDTMLMYFTSGTSGEPKMVAHDHLYALGHLVTGVFWHNLDEDSIHLTVADTGWGKAVWGKLYGQWFAGATVFVYDHEKFSAEKIMRMMEKYRITSFCAPPTIYRFMLQEDFSQYDLSALKYCTTAGEALEPVVFQKFYELVGVKMMEGFGQTETTMTLGTFPWVKPKPGSMGKPNPQYDVKLLKSDGSPCEDGEKGEICIDTSAGKAIGLFKGYYRDPELTEKVWHDNLYHTGDLAWRDEEGYYWFVGRADDVIKSSGYRIGPFEVESALMTHPAVVECAVTGVPDEIRGMIVKATVVLANDWKGKADDAFVKELQNHVKRVTAPYKYPRIIEFVDALPKTISGKIRRVEIRERDKQ, encoded by the coding sequence ATGATAGAAAGATATTTAACACAAACACATTTTACTTCAGAGGAAGATTTTCGTGACAACCTACATTTCGTAGTTCCTGAAACGTTTAACTTTGCTTACGATGTTATGGATGAGTGGGCGAAGGTTGCACCAGATAAGTTAGCTTTGCTGTGGACCAGTGAACGTGGAGAGGAGTTGAGGGCAACGTATGCCGAGTTTAAAGAGCAAACCGACCAGGCAGCAGCTTACTTCCTTAGTCTTGGTATTCGACGTGGAGACAAGGTTATGCTGATATTGAAACGCCATTATCAATGGTGGATTTCGATGATGGCGCTGTGCAAGATAGGTGCTGTGGCAATTCCTGCAACCCATATGTTGACGGCAAGTGATATCGTTTATCGAAATCAGCGTGCGTCTGTAAAAGCTATAATATGTGTCAATGATGAATATGTGACTACGCAGGTTCGAGAGGCTATGTCTGAGAGTCCAACGGTAGAGGTACTTGTTGCTGTTAACTCATTGGCACAGAAAGGTTGCCCTGTAGCAGAGGGATTTCATGATTGGTTTGCTGAATGGGAGAAAGCGCCAGCCTTTGTACGTCCAGAGGAAGTGAATGTAAATGAAGATACGATGTTGATGTATTTCACAAGTGGTACCAGCGGTGAACCGAAGATGGTGGCGCATGATCATCTCTATGCGTTAGGACATTTAGTAACAGGTGTTTTCTGGCATAACCTTGATGAGGATAGTATCCATCTAACTGTGGCTGACACGGGATGGGGAAAGGCTGTGTGGGGTAAACTTTACGGACAATGGTTTGCGGGTGCAACGGTCTTCGTATATGATCATGAGAAATTTTCGGCAGAGAAGATTATGCGTATGATGGAGAAATATCGTATTACTTCGTTCTGCGCACCTCCAACTATCTACCGTTTTATGTTGCAAGAGGATTTCTCGCAGTATGATCTTTCTGCGCTGAAGTATTGCACTACGGCTGGAGAAGCTCTTGAACCAGTTGTCTTCCAGAAGTTTTATGAGCTTGTGGGAGTCAAGATGATGGAAGGTTTTGGACAAACGGAAACGACAATGACTTTGGGCACTTTCCCTTGGGTTAAACCTAAGCCAGGCAGTATGGGTAAACCGAATCCACAGTATGATGTTAAGTTATTGAAGTCGGACGGCTCTCCGTGTGAAGATGGTGAAAAGGGTGAAATCTGTATAGATACCAGTGCTGGGAAGGCGATAGGACTCTTTAAGGGATATTATCGTGACCCTGAATTGACTGAGAAAGTTTGGCATGATAATCTTTATCATACTGGTGATTTGGCATGGCGTGATGAAGAAGGATATTATTGGTTTGTAGGTCGTGCTGATGATGTTATAAAGAGTTCGGGTTATCGTATTGGGCCGTTTGAGGTAGAGAGTGCACTGATGACTCATCCTGCAGTTGTTGAGTGTGCAGTAACGGGTGTGCCAGATGAGATACGTGGTATGATTGTAAAGGCAACTGTTGTCCTTGCTAATGATTGGAAGGGTAAGGCTGATGATGCATTTGTGAAGGAATTGCAAAATCATGTGAAGCGTGTGACAGCTCCCTACAAGTATCCACGTATCATAGAATTTGTTGATGCGTTACCGAAAACAATCTCTGGAAAGATTCGACGTGTGGAAATTCGTGAACGTGATAAGCAGTAG
- a CDS encoding helix-turn-helix domain-containing protein has product MEEAIKLIGERLKGLRESLDISVEEMAETCGVTDEKYLKMEAGESDLSVSRLYKLSQKYGIALDALMFGEEPHMCSYFLTRRGKGMSVERKYAYKYQSLASGFSGRRADPFLVTVEPKPEDAPVNMDIHPGQEFNMVWEGRMDLRLGDKRFVLEPGDCIYFDANQPHCMRALDNVPMRFLAIIF; this is encoded by the coding sequence ATGGAAGAAGCGATAAAGTTAATAGGCGAAAGATTAAAAGGCTTACGTGAGTCTTTGGATATCTCAGTAGAAGAAATGGCAGAAACCTGTGGTGTCACGGATGAGAAATATCTAAAAATGGAAGCAGGAGAGAGTGACTTGTCGGTTAGTAGACTATATAAGTTGTCTCAAAAGTATGGTATTGCGTTGGATGCTTTGATGTTTGGTGAGGAGCCACACATGTGTTCTTATTTCCTTACACGTAGGGGGAAGGGTATGAGCGTAGAGCGTAAGTATGCCTATAAATATCAGAGTTTAGCAAGCGGATTCAGTGGTCGTAGGGCGGATCCCTTTCTTGTGACGGTAGAGCCAAAGCCTGAAGATGCCCCTGTAAATATGGATATACACCCTGGACAAGAGTTTAATATGGTTTGGGAAGGGCGTATGGATCTTAGGTTAGGGGATAAACGATTTGTTTTAGAACCAGGTGATTGCATTTATTTTGATGCTAATCAACCTCATTGTATGCGTGCTTTGGATAACGTACCAATGCGCTTTTTGGCTATTATATTTTAG